A portion of the Tautonia marina genome contains these proteins:
- a CDS encoding tetratricopeptide repeat protein, which produces MSEPLSRSWTFPSPDLAVAVLAMAVALATVGCRGGSSPGLRGVLPAAQRGADVEAPESQALMSRWIGAPRSDDRVRRVGGLILQPDGWASKEVPTDDQRAAEFEAAEQLYLQGDLDAAERAFARIARKERPSGIKRFADSLTELEGLDDFDRRRSPWGMRSLYYLGEIRFKKGNYVGAHDTFEELLKEYPGTPHLDEAVSREFQIAQTWLNQVRPADDQPPLPWHARFRGGLPLIDTGGHAVSVLEHVRQNDPAGPLADDAVKLIADHYASAGDHESAGFYYDQLANDHPKSPLLHDALMSSVDSKLNAYIGPEYDFTGLAEARDTAKRAMQLFPERLTSTSDDLYHTLDLIADQEAERDYTMGEWYRSAGYVISAEYYFGGIVQKWPRSEWAEKARVQLAELAKMPRKETAPSKMMVQPGGNDPFAQGISSGNPGGLGPGTSIGP; this is translated from the coding sequence ATGTCCGAGCCCCTGTCCCGATCCTGGACCTTCCCTTCCCCGGACCTCGCGGTGGCCGTGCTGGCGATGGCGGTCGCGCTGGCCACGGTCGGCTGCCGGGGCGGCTCGTCTCCCGGGCTCCGCGGAGTGCTTCCGGCCGCCCAGCGGGGAGCGGACGTCGAGGCGCCCGAAAGCCAGGCCTTGATGTCCCGCTGGATCGGCGCTCCTCGATCTGATGATCGGGTGCGCCGCGTGGGAGGCTTGATCCTTCAGCCCGACGGTTGGGCCTCGAAGGAAGTTCCCACCGACGACCAGCGAGCCGCCGAGTTCGAGGCGGCCGAACAACTCTATCTGCAAGGCGATCTCGACGCCGCCGAACGGGCCTTCGCCCGGATCGCCCGCAAGGAGCGGCCGTCAGGCATCAAGCGATTTGCCGACTCCCTCACGGAACTGGAGGGGCTCGACGACTTCGACCGCCGCCGATCGCCTTGGGGGATGCGGTCGCTCTACTACCTGGGCGAAATTCGCTTCAAGAAAGGGAATTACGTCGGGGCACACGACACGTTTGAAGAGTTGCTCAAGGAATATCCGGGCACCCCGCACCTCGACGAGGCGGTGTCTCGGGAATTCCAGATCGCGCAGACCTGGCTCAATCAGGTTCGACCCGCCGACGACCAGCCCCCCCTGCCCTGGCATGCCCGGTTCCGCGGGGGTTTGCCGCTGATCGACACCGGCGGCCATGCTGTCTCCGTGCTCGAACACGTTCGGCAGAACGACCCGGCCGGACCGCTGGCCGACGACGCCGTGAAGCTCATCGCCGACCACTACGCCAGCGCCGGTGATCACGAATCCGCGGGCTTTTATTACGATCAGCTCGCCAACGATCACCCCAAGAGCCCGTTGCTTCACGATGCCTTGATGTCGAGCGTCGATTCGAAGCTTAACGCCTACATTGGTCCCGAGTACGACTTTACCGGCCTGGCCGAGGCCCGCGATACCGCGAAGCGGGCCATGCAACTGTTCCCCGAACGCCTGACCAGCACTTCGGACGACCTTTACCACACCCTCGACCTGATCGCCGATCAGGAAGCCGAACGCGACTACACGATGGGCGAATGGTATCGGAGCGCCGGCTATGTCATCTCGGCGGAATACTATTTCGGTGGCATCGTACAGAAGTGGCCTCGGAGCGAGTGGGCCGAGAAGGCCCGCGTCCAGCTGGCCGAGTTGGCCAAGATGCCGCGCAAGGAAACCGCCCCCTCGAAGATGATGGTTCAGCCCGGCGGCAACGACCCGTTTGCACAGGGAATCAGCTCGGGGAACCCCGGCGGGCTCGGTCCCGGCACGTCGATCGGCCCCTGA
- the lptE gene encoding LPS assembly lipoprotein LptE produces MAMARTKPRCGPGPCALLAAIAALATIGGGCGYTLRAPFDESIRTVYVPIFRSYSFRDDLNIRLQEELIKEIEDRTTYRVVDSAEKADTILSGTVLYAPKFNAVVSPNNLPRQLFADLTIEVSWEDLRNPTDPDKEPPKVTLTQTVPFFPEPGETAFLAYQEAIRRAAVDIVNMMEEPW; encoded by the coding sequence ATGGCGATGGCTCGAACCAAACCCCGATGCGGCCCCGGCCCCTGCGCATTGCTCGCCGCGATCGCCGCCCTGGCCACGATCGGCGGGGGGTGCGGCTACACGCTGCGGGCCCCGTTCGACGAGTCGATTCGCACCGTCTACGTGCCGATCTTTCGCTCCTACTCCTTTCGGGATGATCTCAACATCCGATTGCAAGAAGAACTCATCAAGGAGATCGAGGACCGCACTACCTACCGGGTGGTCGATTCGGCCGAGAAGGCCGATACGATCCTCTCCGGCACCGTGCTTTACGCACCAAAGTTCAACGCCGTCGTCAGCCCGAACAACCTGCCCCGTCAGTTGTTCGCCGACCTGACCATCGAGGTGAGCTGGGAAGACCTCCGCAATCCGACCGATCCCGACAAGGAACCTCCCAAGGTCACGCTCACGCAGACCGTCCCCTTCTTCCCCGAGCCGGGCGAGACCGCCTTTCTAGCCTACCAGGAAGCCATTCGCCGCGCGGCGGTCGATATCGTTAATATGATGGAGGAGCCCTGGTAA
- the folP gene encoding dihydropteroate synthase, whose translation MSSDLFLLLIAFVVLGILPGLADWSLPGRVVRRPAIMGILNLTPDSFSDGGLIPDLPTAVRRAEQLVEAGADLLDLGGESSRPGADPVSIDEEIRRVVPVVEALASRIGVPLSIDTTKAEVAQAALRAGAAVINDIQGLLGDDQMPRVVAESGAGVVLMHMQGSPRTMQANPTYADVVTEVYDALAFRIDRAESFGIDRSRIAIDPGIGFGKTADHNWQLLRHLDRFAGLGCAILIGTSRKRFLGALTGRDVSERTTASVVSSLLAIEAGADIVRVHDVGPMADAVKVWSAMRPSR comes from the coding sequence GTGTCGTCTGACCTGTTCCTGCTGTTGATCGCGTTCGTGGTGCTGGGAATCCTGCCGGGCCTGGCCGACTGGTCGCTGCCCGGCCGGGTCGTTCGTCGTCCGGCGATCATGGGCATCCTGAACCTGACCCCCGATAGTTTCTCCGACGGCGGCCTGATTCCCGACCTCCCGACCGCCGTGCGTCGGGCCGAGCAACTCGTCGAAGCGGGGGCCGATCTGCTCGACCTCGGCGGCGAGTCGAGCCGACCCGGCGCCGATCCCGTCTCGATCGACGAGGAGATCCGCCGGGTGGTTCCCGTCGTCGAAGCCCTTGCCAGCCGCATCGGGGTCCCCCTGTCGATTGACACGACCAAGGCCGAGGTTGCCCAGGCCGCGCTCCGGGCCGGAGCCGCGGTGATCAACGATATCCAGGGGTTGCTCGGTGACGACCAGATGCCCCGCGTGGTGGCCGAGTCCGGGGCCGGGGTCGTCTTGATGCACATGCAAGGCTCTCCGCGAACGATGCAAGCGAACCCGACGTATGCCGATGTCGTGACCGAGGTCTACGACGCTCTGGCGTTTCGGATCGACCGGGCCGAGTCATTCGGGATCGATCGATCGCGGATCGCCATTGATCCTGGCATCGGGTTCGGCAAGACCGCCGACCACAACTGGCAGTTGCTCCGCCATCTCGATCGATTCGCCGGGCTGGGCTGCGCGATCCTGATCGGCACGTCTCGCAAGCGGTTCCTGGGAGCCCTGACCGGCCGGGACGTGTCGGAGCGGACGACCGCCTCGGTCGTGTCGTCCCTGCTGGCGATCGAGGCGGGGGCCGACATCGTCCGGGTCCACGACGTGGGGCCGATGGCCGATGCCGTGAAGGTCTGGTCGGCGATGCGACCCTCGCGTTGA
- a CDS encoding glutamate-5-semialdehyde dehydrogenase, producing MSESLLDQCRSLASRAKAASRSLASASGAAKNDWLTRSAEALRANVETILDANARDVAAAPEFGLTSAAVDRLTLNPARVDQIAVALEEVAALPDPVGEVIEGYRRPNGLDVTKLRVPLGVIFMMYESRPNVTADAAALCVKSGNAVILRGGKEARHTNLALHAVLADQLDASGLPREAVQYVGVTDREAVGLLLGMPEFIDLAIPRGGESLIRRVVAEAKMPVLKHYQGNCHVYVDAKADPAMAVSIILNAKAQRPGVCNAAETLLVHRDIASRFLPDAAEALSKVGVELRGDEASRAIVPSMTPASAEDWDTEYLDLILAVGVVDDLDAAMSHIARFGSGHTETIVTDDLRAARRFVTEVDSSAVLVNASTRFNDGGQLGLGAEIGISTDKFHARGPCGLRELTTTKWVVFGNGHLRG from the coding sequence ATGTCCGAGTCCCTTCTCGACCAGTGCCGATCGCTCGCAAGCCGGGCCAAGGCCGCCTCCCGATCGCTCGCCTCGGCGTCGGGGGCCGCAAAGAATGATTGGCTGACGCGATCGGCCGAGGCCCTGCGCGCCAACGTCGAGACCATTCTCGACGCCAACGCCCGGGACGTTGCGGCCGCTCCCGAATTCGGCCTGACCTCGGCGGCCGTCGATCGCCTGACACTCAACCCGGCCCGCGTCGATCAGATCGCCGTCGCCCTGGAAGAAGTGGCCGCCCTGCCCGATCCGGTGGGCGAGGTGATCGAAGGCTACCGGCGCCCGAACGGTCTGGACGTGACAAAGCTCCGCGTGCCGCTCGGCGTCATCTTCATGATGTACGAGAGCCGACCGAACGTGACCGCCGACGCCGCGGCCCTTTGCGTCAAGAGCGGCAACGCGGTCATTCTTCGCGGCGGCAAGGAGGCTCGCCATACAAACCTGGCCCTGCATGCCGTGCTCGCCGATCAGCTTGACGCCTCGGGCCTGCCCCGCGAGGCGGTGCAGTATGTCGGCGTGACCGACCGCGAGGCCGTCGGCCTGTTGCTCGGCATGCCCGAATTCATCGACCTGGCGATCCCTCGGGGGGGCGAGAGCCTCATCCGTCGGGTCGTGGCCGAGGCAAAGATGCCGGTCCTGAAGCATTATCAAGGCAATTGTCACGTCTATGTCGATGCGAAGGCTGACCCGGCGATGGCCGTCTCGATCATCCTCAACGCCAAGGCCCAGCGTCCCGGAGTCTGCAACGCGGCCGAAACCTTGCTCGTTCACCGCGACATCGCCTCCCGATTCCTCCCGGATGCCGCCGAAGCCCTGTCCAAGGTCGGCGTCGAACTGCGCGGCGACGAGGCCAGCCGCGCGATCGTGCCGTCAATGACTCCCGCCTCGGCCGAGGACTGGGACACCGAGTACCTCGATCTGATTCTCGCCGTCGGTGTCGTGGACGACCTCGACGCCGCCATGAGCCACATTGCCCGATTCGGCTCAGGGCACACCGAGACGATCGTGACCGACGACCTCCGCGCGGCCCGCCGATTCGTGACCGAGGTGGATAGCTCGGCCGTCCTCGTGAACGCCAGCACCCGGTTCAACGACGGCGGTCAGCTTGGCCTTGGGGCCGAGATCGGCATCAGTACCGACAAGTTCCACGCCAGAGGCCCCTGCGGGCTCCGAGAATTGACCACGACCAAGTGGGTCGTTTTCGGCAACGGCCATCTTCGCGGTTGA
- a CDS encoding SDR family oxidoreductase: MQLRIVVTGASGQLGAYVLDRLGPSGHEVIGWSRSSPGHRSGFPIEQVDLLDLEAISRAIERDQPDTILHLGAISSVDQAFRDPETAFAVNARATGFIAARADVSGCRVVYASTDMVFDGVRGWREEEDDAEPISTYGASKKEGERQLFLPYPSALNNAVVRLSLLYGPSRIGKPTTLDRVFDALRAGQRQAFFVDEFRTPLDYATAADAIVRMAEEREHSGVFHLGGIERLTRFEMIGRLALHEGLPVDLIGQNRQEDVPAPEPRPRDISLDSSKIEAALRGLSRPTLEAGLDRCRAEP; encoded by the coding sequence ATGCAACTTCGGATTGTCGTCACCGGCGCGAGCGGGCAGCTCGGCGCTTATGTCCTCGACCGGCTCGGGCCTTCGGGTCACGAGGTCATCGGCTGGAGCCGGTCCTCACCCGGCCACCGGTCCGGCTTTCCGATCGAGCAAGTCGATCTGCTTGACCTTGAAGCCATCAGTCGGGCGATCGAACGCGACCAGCCGGATACGATCCTCCACCTGGGCGCGATCAGCTCTGTCGACCAGGCCTTCCGAGACCCCGAAACCGCCTTCGCCGTGAACGCCAGGGCCACCGGCTTCATCGCCGCCCGGGCCGACGTGAGCGGCTGCCGGGTCGTCTATGCGTCCACCGACATGGTCTTCGACGGCGTTCGAGGCTGGCGTGAGGAAGAGGACGACGCCGAACCGATTTCGACCTACGGCGCCTCGAAAAAGGAGGGGGAGCGCCAACTCTTTCTTCCCTACCCCAGCGCTCTGAACAATGCCGTGGTGCGGCTGAGCCTGCTCTACGGCCCCTCCCGAATCGGGAAGCCGACAACCCTGGATCGGGTCTTCGATGCCTTGCGAGCCGGTCAGCGGCAAGCCTTCTTCGTCGATGAGTTCCGCACCCCCCTCGACTACGCCACCGCGGCCGATGCGATCGTCCGGATGGCCGAGGAACGGGAGCATTCGGGGGTCTTCCACCTGGGAGGCATCGAGCGGCTGACCCGGTTCGAGATGATCGGCCGGCTTGCTCTGCATGAGGGCTTGCCCGTGGACCTGATCGGCCAGAACCGCCAGGAAGACGTGCCCGCCCCCGAGCCTCGACCGCGTGACATTTCGCTCGATTCGAGCAAGATCGAGGCCGCGCTTCGAGGGCTCTCGCGGCCAACCCTCGAAGCCGGGCTCGACCGTTGCCGCGCCGAGCCCTGA
- a CDS encoding transcriptional regulator — protein MDARELPVDEIVLDPALNLRDQLDPETIERYAEASEDLPPVTVFDVDGQWLLADGFHRHAAFVSQNRPKIPAQVHAGSYNEALLFAAGANLTHGLPLRRQERRRAVEIRLRLDPERSDRQLARELGVSRDLVARVRNDLVGAGQIGPGEGRVGADGKFYPNPGLPRDPNERLPGRGDMPEEPRARRSDEDDGFGPPPRRGRAEADTEPGATSPNTEVPPFPGGTLGELRDLARSGPVPVATPTIDEMLELMTRQVMEVVCWVEGDDFASAFASAGPQARQRFRVAVQALVDASGQLEDG, from the coding sequence ATGGATGCTCGTGAATTGCCGGTCGATGAGATCGTGCTCGATCCCGCCTTGAACCTGCGCGATCAGCTCGATCCGGAGACCATCGAACGCTACGCCGAGGCGAGCGAAGACCTGCCGCCGGTCACGGTCTTCGACGTGGACGGCCAGTGGCTCCTGGCCGACGGCTTCCACCGCCACGCGGCCTTCGTGTCGCAGAATCGGCCAAAGATTCCTGCACAGGTTCATGCCGGATCGTACAACGAGGCGCTCCTTTTCGCCGCCGGGGCGAACCTGACGCATGGCCTTCCGCTCCGCCGTCAAGAGCGTCGCCGGGCCGTCGAGATCCGCTTGCGGCTCGATCCCGAACGCTCCGATCGCCAGCTCGCCCGAGAGCTGGGGGTCAGTCGCGATCTGGTCGCCAGGGTCCGCAACGATCTGGTGGGAGCCGGTCAAATTGGCCCAGGCGAAGGCCGAGTCGGCGCCGACGGCAAGTTCTACCCCAATCCCGGCCTGCCCCGCGATCCGAACGAACGCCTCCCTGGTCGCGGCGACATGCCCGAGGAACCCCGAGCCCGCCGCAGCGACGAGGACGACGGGTTCGGCCCCCCTCCTCGTCGCGGTCGAGCTGAGGCCGACACCGAGCCAGGTGCCACGTCTCCCAACACGGAGGTCCCCCCGTTTCCGGGAGGCACTCTCGGCGAGCTTCGCGACCTGGCGCGCTCCGGGCCGGTTCCCGTCGCCACGCCGACAATCGACGAGATGCTCGAACTCATGACCCGGCAGGTGATGGAGGTCGTTTGCTGGGTCGAGGGAGACGACTTTGCCTCGGCCTTCGCCTCGGCTGGTCCCCAGGCCCGTCAACGGTTCCGGGTCGCCGTGCAGGCCCTCGTCGATGCCTCCGGGCAGCTTGAGGACGGGTAA
- a CDS encoding RAD55 family ATPase — protein MTGQQRLGFGIDTLDALLGGGLLPGTLTVIAGATGVGKTQLGLRWADQGRLAEGHRGVLCDLTSRGDAQNHAAYARSQFDWSITPYRSDTNLDLASVWDFDRELGDYFHPFSKTGRRVTRRDLEYDDWHAWKTDLARVLRKSVEFFYAQFVRGVRRVVIDGIEPSDRMSESIQFEFFEYLYHQILRKEDDWAARELFREHYRANEPKVMAHRYDHASIGCLYLYTTPHVLLDDLMTQPIGEGDVFSNANTIILMGRTRHEGRMGRSLYVAKHRGSACSDAIVPYRITDHGLEFEPS, from the coding sequence ATGACCGGTCAGCAGCGGCTTGGGTTCGGAATCGACACACTCGACGCGTTACTCGGCGGCGGATTGCTGCCAGGAACCCTCACGGTGATTGCCGGGGCCACGGGAGTGGGCAAGACCCAGCTCGGCCTTCGCTGGGCCGATCAGGGACGCCTGGCCGAAGGTCATCGCGGCGTCCTCTGCGATCTGACCAGCCGAGGCGACGCACAAAACCACGCCGCCTACGCCCGATCGCAGTTCGACTGGTCGATCACCCCCTACCGAAGCGACACGAACCTCGATCTCGCCTCGGTCTGGGACTTCGACCGCGAGCTCGGCGACTACTTCCACCCGTTCTCGAAAACCGGCCGCCGCGTCACTCGTCGCGACCTCGAATACGACGACTGGCACGCCTGGAAGACCGACCTGGCCCGCGTCTTGCGCAAGTCGGTCGAGTTCTTCTATGCCCAGTTTGTCCGAGGAGTGCGCCGTGTGGTCATCGACGGAATCGAACCGAGCGACCGCATGAGCGAGTCGATCCAGTTCGAGTTCTTCGAGTACCTGTATCACCAGATCCTCCGCAAGGAGGACGACTGGGCTGCCCGCGAGCTGTTCCGCGAACACTATCGGGCCAACGAGCCGAAGGTGATGGCCCACCGCTACGACCACGCCTCAATCGGCTGCCTCTACCTCTACACCACCCCTCACGTCCTGCTCGACGACCTGATGACCCAGCCGATCGGCGAAGGGGACGTCTTCTCCAACGCCAATACGATCATCCTCATGGGCCGCACCCGCCACGAAGGGCGGATGGGCCGCTCGCTTTACGTGGCCAAGCACCGAGGGAGTGCCTGCTCCGACGCCATCGTGCCGTATCGGATCACCGATCACGGGCTGGAATTCGAGCCGAGTTGA
- a CDS encoding type II and III secretion system protein family protein, which translates to MFQVRHTHVRSRPVLGAVRCFVMLPLVGLCLGGSGLHAQETDIPPPNAVPPVVAPPSAAPPVVAPPVIPAPEAPAGGLIRIQTDTPPVPPPGDAGLPSVLEEPEEPEPFPVPEQGTLIEAVDLPPSEVNLIIGRSQLFRLTRPLSTDTLISYDNDGVIEVQPLTDPEALDLRFLNVIGVGFGRATVRLIDQERNLVQTLEAVVSIDESALEERINTILEGSDITVRQVAQNVILEGQVANSKVMADVLELVRSELRLSGQAAVGSVASDLGFSAEEPALGTPVPPAAASPSGVQPGLVVVNRVKVRGPRQVMLKVKIAEINRTGLRQLGVNFQRMTDGTDINSVVGGVAGVTQFQPLLGIEQMLFADPLDTQLFGIFNDGDFRLYLNALRQNDLVRILAQPTLMTLDGQPARFLAGGSFPFPVPQIGIGGVATITIEFRDFGALLEFLPTIMEDDSIRLDVQPIFSELNQNTGIAVAGTAVPGLTERSARTVVQLREGQTLAIAGLFSTRTNGSTQRVPLLGDLPVLGPLFSRNVIQTNETELIVLVTPELVEPIDGQAAPGPGELYQEPNDLEFYFLGRLEGKTRHPHRSTTSYLDPFQVMKHFQSEDQWVVGPHGFAD; encoded by the coding sequence GTGTTCCAGGTGCGACACACTCACGTCCGAAGTCGGCCGGTTCTTGGGGCCGTGCGATGCTTCGTCATGCTCCCCCTGGTGGGGCTCTGCCTGGGAGGTTCCGGGCTGCACGCTCAGGAGACGGACATTCCGCCTCCCAATGCGGTCCCCCCGGTGGTGGCGCCTCCGAGTGCGGCCCCTCCGGTCGTTGCCCCGCCGGTGATCCCCGCTCCCGAAGCGCCGGCGGGCGGCCTGATTCGAATTCAGACCGACACGCCTCCGGTCCCTCCTCCCGGAGATGCCGGGCTGCCTTCGGTTCTGGAGGAGCCTGAGGAACCCGAACCGTTTCCGGTCCCCGAACAAGGAACCCTGATCGAGGCGGTGGATCTGCCCCCCTCGGAAGTCAACCTGATCATCGGGCGTTCTCAACTGTTTCGGCTCACCCGACCCCTCTCGACCGACACGTTGATCAGTTACGACAACGATGGCGTGATCGAGGTGCAGCCGCTGACCGACCCTGAGGCACTTGACCTGCGGTTCCTCAACGTGATTGGGGTCGGGTTTGGCCGGGCGACCGTTCGCCTGATCGATCAGGAACGGAACCTCGTGCAGACGCTCGAAGCCGTGGTGTCGATCGACGAATCGGCGCTCGAAGAACGGATCAATACGATTCTCGAAGGCTCAGACATCACGGTGCGTCAGGTTGCCCAGAACGTCATCCTCGAAGGGCAAGTGGCCAATTCGAAGGTGATGGCCGATGTGCTGGAACTGGTCCGATCGGAGCTTCGCCTCTCGGGCCAGGCGGCGGTCGGCAGTGTGGCCAGCGACCTCGGATTTAGCGCTGAGGAACCAGCGCTCGGAACCCCCGTGCCCCCGGCGGCGGCCAGCCCCTCGGGTGTTCAGCCGGGCCTGGTCGTGGTCAACCGCGTGAAGGTCCGAGGGCCTAGGCAGGTGATGCTGAAGGTCAAGATCGCCGAGATCAACCGCACCGGATTACGACAGCTTGGTGTCAACTTTCAACGGATGACCGACGGAACCGACATCAATTCGGTCGTCGGCGGCGTGGCCGGAGTGACCCAGTTTCAGCCGTTGCTCGGCATCGAGCAAATGCTCTTTGCCGACCCGCTCGACACGCAACTGTTCGGTATCTTCAACGACGGCGATTTCCGGCTCTATCTCAATGCTCTGCGGCAGAACGATCTGGTCCGCATTCTCGCCCAGCCGACCCTGATGACCCTCGACGGTCAGCCTGCCCGGTTCCTGGCCGGGGGAAGCTTCCCCTTCCCGGTCCCTCAGATCGGCATCGGCGGCGTGGCGACGATCACGATCGAGTTCCGAGACTTCGGCGCCTTGCTCGAATTCCTGCCGACGATCATGGAAGACGATTCGATCCGGCTCGACGTGCAGCCGATCTTCTCCGAACTGAACCAGAACACCGGCATCGCCGTCGCCGGCACCGCGGTTCCCGGCCTGACCGAACGCAGCGCCCGAACCGTGGTGCAACTGCGGGAAGGCCAGACGCTGGCCATCGCCGGGCTCTTTTCGACACGGACCAACGGCTCGACCCAGCGAGTTCCCCTGCTCGGCGATCTCCCGGTCCTCGGCCCCTTGTTTAGCCGAAACGTCATTCAAACGAATGAAACCGAGCTGATCGTGCTCGTGACGCCCGAACTCGTCGAGCCGATCGACGGCCAGGCCGCTCCCGGCCCCGGAGAGCTGTATCAGGAGCCCAACGACCTGGAATTCTACTTCCTCGGTCGCCTCGAAGGGAAAACCCGCCACCCACACCGATCCACGACCAGTTATCTCGATCCGTTCCAGGTCATGAAGCATTTCCAGAGTGAAGACCAGTGGGTCGTCGGGCCGCACGGCTTCGCGGACTGA
- a CDS encoding tetratricopeptide repeat protein, producing MTCRTAPPISNDRPWGIGRSPSQERLGPARRGNDRALRRDSSCRRLLLATLLLSVVASSGCQTISRMRKADEPSYSGVSTDEAAGSALMNSMATSSNANSPTNPEPMPELTSQRTVNVHLDLGRVFEARGQFPAAEGEYRRAIEAIDRKVDRSTQALAHRRLAAALDRQGKFVDAAPHYQQATQIAPKDHRTWNDAGYSAYLQGRWDEAIEMLRKAEELEPNDSRVLTNLGLALAASGQDDEAMTILSRAGGPSAAEANLAYILAATGRTDEARSRYQRVLEVNPANALAQKALGQLQVEEARSAESVASASAPVDPAVRPATFEAVGSSSMVVEPGEGAPIEKERPARKRWLKGRSDR from the coding sequence ATGACCTGCCGCACCGCGCCGCCGATCTCGAACGACCGGCCCTGGGGGATCGGACGATCGCCGAGTCAGGAACGCCTCGGGCCTGCCCGCCGAGGCAACGATCGGGCCCTCCGGCGTGATTCCTCGTGCCGACGATTGCTGTTGGCCACCCTGTTGCTCTCGGTGGTCGCGTCCTCGGGATGCCAGACCATCTCCCGAATGCGCAAGGCCGACGAACCCTCCTATTCGGGCGTCTCAACCGACGAGGCGGCGGGATCGGCCTTGATGAACAGCATGGCCACGTCCTCCAATGCCAACTCGCCGACGAACCCCGAGCCGATGCCCGAGCTGACCTCGCAGCGGACGGTCAACGTCCATCTCGATCTGGGCCGCGTCTTCGAGGCTCGGGGGCAGTTCCCGGCGGCCGAAGGAGAGTATCGACGGGCCATTGAGGCGATCGACCGCAAGGTGGACCGATCGACCCAGGCCCTCGCCCACCGCCGCCTGGCCGCCGCGCTCGATCGACAGGGAAAATTTGTTGACGCCGCTCCCCACTATCAGCAAGCGACCCAGATCGCTCCCAAGGACCACCGGACCTGGAACGACGCCGGCTACAGCGCCTATCTTCAGGGACGTTGGGACGAGGCCATCGAAATGCTTCGCAAGGCTGAGGAGCTGGAACCGAACGATTCCCGCGTCCTGACCAATCTTGGCCTGGCCCTCGCCGCCTCGGGCCAGGATGACGAGGCCATGACCATCCTCTCCCGAGCCGGTGGTCCCAGCGCGGCCGAGGCAAACCTGGCCTACATCCTCGCCGCGACCGGCCGCACCGACGAGGCTCGCTCGCGCTACCAGCGCGTCCTTGAGGTCAATCCTGCCAATGCGCTGGCCCAGAAAGCCCTCGGTCAGCTTCAGGTCGAGGAGGCTCGGTCGGCCGAGTCGGTCGCCTCGGCCTCTGCTCCGGTCGATCCGGCCGTGCGTCCCGCGACCTTCGAGGCCGTCGGCTCTTCCTCGATGGTGGTTGAACCCGGCGAGGGTGCACCGATCGAGAAGGAACGACCCGCTCGGAAACGTTGGCTGAAGGGTCGGAGCGATCGCTGA